A portion of the Actinomycetota bacterium genome contains these proteins:
- the pstC gene encoding phosphate ABC transporter permease subunit PstC, giving the protein MSATPAPTSLREGGDPALSQAVDLSHRPRPGEKVIRALLAACGVMSILTTAGIVLTLAFEAFEFFREVPVWSFVTGTNWSALIEPKAYGVLPLVSGTLMIGVLSAIVGVPLGVSTAIYLREYASPRVRNRLKPTLEVLAGIPTVVLGYFALTFVTETVLRPLFGDRIDFYNGLSAGLVVGIMIVPIIASVSEDAMAAVPRSLREGAFGLGASRMTTSLRVVLPAAMSGIAASVVLGLSRAVGETMIVAIAAGSSPRLTANPLRSIQTLTGYIVQASLGDTPQTSLEYKGVFAVGLVLFLMTLALNVASIRLVRKFRQAY; this is encoded by the coding sequence GTGAGCGCCACTCCCGCTCCCACGAGCCTGCGAGAGGGCGGAGACCCCGCCCTCTCGCAGGCCGTTGACCTCTCCCACCGGCCGCGGCCGGGCGAAAAGGTGATCCGCGCGTTGCTGGCCGCGTGCGGCGTGATGTCGATCCTGACGACGGCGGGCATCGTCCTCACGCTGGCCTTTGAGGCGTTTGAGTTCTTCCGCGAGGTGCCGGTGTGGTCTTTTGTCACGGGCACCAACTGGTCCGCGCTGATCGAGCCCAAGGCCTACGGGGTCCTGCCGCTGGTGTCAGGCACGTTGATGATTGGGGTCCTCAGCGCGATTGTAGGCGTTCCTCTGGGCGTTTCCACCGCGATCTACCTCCGGGAATACGCCTCTCCCCGTGTCCGAAACCGCCTGAAGCCCACGCTCGAGGTGTTGGCCGGGATACCCACGGTCGTCTTGGGGTACTTCGCGCTGACGTTCGTTACCGAGACCGTGCTGAGGCCCCTTTTCGGCGACCGCATCGACTTCTACAACGGGCTTTCGGCCGGGCTGGTGGTCGGCATCATGATCGTGCCGATCATCGCCTCAGTCTCCGAGGATGCGATGGCCGCCGTCCCCCGCTCGCTCAGGGAGGGGGCGTTCGGGCTGGGCGCCTCCCGCATGACGACTTCGCTGCGCGTCGTCCTGCCGGCGGCGATGTCGGGCATCGCGGCCTCCGTGGTGCTCGGGCTGTCGCGTGCCGTCGGTGAAACGATGATCGTCGCGATCGCCGCGGGCTCCAGCCCCCGTCTGACCGCCAACCCGCTCCGCAGCATCCAGACCCTGACCGGCTACATCGTCCAGGCCAGCCTCGGTGACACGCCGCAGACGTCGCTGGAGTACAAGGGCGTCTTCGCGGTCGGGCTCGTCCTGTTCCTGATGACGCTGGCGCTCAACGTGGCGAGCATCCGCCTGGTCCGGAAGTTCAGGCAGGCGTATTGA
- the pstA gene encoding phosphate ABC transporter permease PstA has protein sequence MATRLSPTELRCSDTLRTKDRAFRWVLLAGATTTIAILLVLVADIVRDGAGRLSPEFFTSYASRFASRAGLRAPLLGTLWLMGLCSVLTVPLGVGAAIYLEEFAPSNRWTRLIETNIANLAGVPSIVYGLLGLGLFVRGLNLGKVVLAGALTLSLLVLPIVIIASREALRAVPGAIRDGAMALGATRWQAVRYEVLPAAIPGVMTGTILALSRAIGETAPLITLGAFTFVAFDPRGPFDTFTAIPIQILGWAIRPQEAFHEIAAAASIVLLVVLLGMNAFAIWLRNRYRREW, from the coding sequence ATGGCAACGCGGCTGTCGCCCACCGAGCTGCGCTGTTCCGACACCCTCCGGACGAAGGACCGCGCATTTCGGTGGGTTCTGCTCGCGGGGGCCACGACAACGATTGCGATCCTTCTCGTCCTGGTCGCGGACATCGTCAGGGACGGCGCGGGCAGGCTCAGCCCTGAGTTCTTCACCTCCTACGCCTCGCGCTTCGCCAGCCGCGCCGGGCTCCGGGCCCCCCTGCTCGGGACGCTGTGGCTGATGGGTCTCTGCTCGGTGCTGACCGTCCCGCTCGGGGTGGGGGCGGCGATCTATCTGGAGGAGTTCGCCCCCTCCAACCGCTGGACCCGCCTGATAGAGACGAACATCGCAAATCTCGCGGGAGTGCCATCGATCGTCTACGGCCTGCTGGGCCTGGGCCTGTTCGTCCGGGGACTGAACCTCGGCAAGGTCGTCCTCGCGGGCGCACTCACCCTGTCGCTCCTGGTGCTGCCGATCGTGATCATCGCCTCGCGGGAAGCTCTGCGGGCCGTGCCGGGAGCCATCCGGGATGGCGCGATGGCACTCGGGGCAACCCGATGGCAGGCGGTTCGATACGAAGTGCTGCCGGCGGCGATTCCCGGGGTGATGACGGGCACGATCCTGGCGCTGTCCAGGGCAATAGGCGAGACCGCCCCTCTCATCACGCTGGGGGCATTCACTTTCGTGGCGTTCGACCCCCGCGGCCCCTTCGACACCTTCACGGCCATTCCGATCCAGATCCTGGGCTGGGCCATCCGGCCGCAGGAGGCGTTCCACGAGATAGCGGCCGCCGCGAGCATCGTGCTGCTCGTCGTCCTGCTGGGGATGAACGCCTTCGCGATCTGGCTGCGGAACCGCTACCGTCGGGAGTGGTAG